The following is a genomic window from Niabella soli DSM 19437.
TGCCATGACCCCGCTTATTGTAGACTATATCAAGCAAAACCCCCAATGGGAACTGAGCCTGCAGTTACATAAGTATATTAATGTTCCTTAAGGAACGCGCAATGCTGAATGCGTAACGCACAATGCTGAACGCCTAATGCTTAATGCACGGGGAACAGCATTCGATTGAACCAGCAACCTGTAACCTGTGACCTGTAACCCGCATCAAAAAAATTCAGTACGTTTGAGGTCATTAAATTATCATTATGGCCAAATCAGATACAAAAGCAAAAAGCAAAAAAGCAAAAGCTCACAAAAGCATCCTGAACGATACTTCACTTAATTTTCTGAGAACCTATATCAACAACCCTTCACCAGTGGGCTTTGAAAGCTCGGGTCAGCGCCTGTGGCTGGATTACCTGAAGCCTTATATAGATACCCATTTTATGGATCCTTATGGCACTGCGGTGGGGGTTATTAACCCCGAAGCGCCGTTCAAAGTAGTTATTGAAGCGCATGCAGATGAGATCAGTTGGTTTGTAAATTATATTACAGACAAAGGACTGATCTATGTAAAACGCAACGGCGGGGCGGACCACCAGATCGCACCGGCGCAGCGGGTATTCATTCACGGGAAAAAAGGTGCGGTGAAAGCGGTATTTGGCTGGCCGGCCATTCATACCCGGATCGGCAAGGAAAGCGAAACGCAGCCCAAAACAGAAAACATCTGGCTGGATTGCGGCGCCCGCAGCAAAAAGGAAATTGAGGCATTGGGCATTCATGTAGGGGCCGTGGTAACTTACCAGGACGGTTTTGATGAATTAGCAAACGATCATTTCGTGGGAAGGGCTTTTGATAACCGCATCGGCGGCTTTATGATTGCTGAAGTAGCGCGGCTGCTGAAGGAAAACAAGAAATCGGTACCGTATGGGTTATATATTGTAAACGCGGTACAGGAAGAAATCGGGCTGCGTGGCGCGGAGATGATCGCACGCCGGATTAAACCTGATATAGCTATCGTAACCGACGTAACGCATGATACCAACACCCCTATGATCAATAAAAATATTGAAGGCGATGTTTTATGTGGCAACGGCCCTTCGCTGGCCTATGCACCAGCCGTGCACAACAAGCTTTTGTCTTTTGTTGAAAACATTGCTGAAAAAAACAAGATACCGGTTCAATGGCGGGCGCTGAGCCGCAGTACCGGAACGGATACAGACTCTTTTGCTTATGCTAATGACGGTTGCCCGTCTGTTCTTATTTCCATGCCGTTACGTTATATGCATACCACTGTGGAAATGATCCACAGGAATGATATCGAGAATACCATCCGGTTGATGTATGAAACCTTATTGGCACTAACGCCAAAAACGGATCTGAGTTATTTATAATA
Proteins encoded in this region:
- a CDS encoding M42 family metallopeptidase, yielding MAKSDTKAKSKKAKAHKSILNDTSLNFLRTYINNPSPVGFESSGQRLWLDYLKPYIDTHFMDPYGTAVGVINPEAPFKVVIEAHADEISWFVNYITDKGLIYVKRNGGADHQIAPAQRVFIHGKKGAVKAVFGWPAIHTRIGKESETQPKTENIWLDCGARSKKEIEALGIHVGAVVTYQDGFDELANDHFVGRAFDNRIGGFMIAEVARLLKENKKSVPYGLYIVNAVQEEIGLRGAEMIARRIKPDIAIVTDVTHDTNTPMINKNIEGDVLCGNGPSLAYAPAVHNKLLSFVENIAEKNKIPVQWRALSRSTGTDTDSFAYANDGCPSVLISMPLRYMHTTVEMIHRNDIENTIRLMYETLLALTPKTDLSYL